A window from Triticum aestivum cultivar Chinese Spring chromosome 6D, IWGSC CS RefSeq v2.1, whole genome shotgun sequence encodes these proteins:
- the LOC123145298 gene encoding uncharacterized protein: MDLPVVDLAPFLQAAAGDAAPAEAEEALRALCATVSASLRDTGALLVKDPRCTAADNDRFLDVVERYFARSDDSKRLQERPHLHYQVGVTPEGVEVPRSLVDKEMQDRIKSMPEEFQPATPKGPDPKWRYMWRVGPRPSNTRFKELNAEPVIPDGLPEWKETMDSWGAKMISAIEVVAEMAAIGFGLSKDAFTSLMKEGPHLLAPTGSNLLRHGSEGTVFAGFHYDLNFLTIHGRSRFPGLNIWLRNGKKMEVKVPVGCLLIQSGKQLEWLTGGECLAGMHEVVVTKRTLEAIELAKEQNRSLWRISSTLFSHIASDATLKPLGHFAEAPNAHSYPPICAGEYVEQELSAINLKGKVAL; this comes from the exons ATGGACCTCCCCGTGGTGGATCTCGCGCCCTTCCTGCAGGCCGCCGCCGGCGACGCGGCGCCGGCCGAGGCGGAGGAAGCGCTGCGCGCGCTCTGCGCCACGGTGAGCGCCAGCCTGCGGGACACGGGGGCGCTGCTGGTCAAGGACCCCCGCTGCACCGCCGCCGACAACGACCGCTTCCTCGACGTCGTCGAGCGCTACTTCGCCCGATCCGACGACTCCAAGCGCCTCCAGGAGCGCCCCCACCTCCACTACCAG GTCGGCGTGACGCCTGAAGGGGTGGAGGTACCTCGCAGCCTCGTCGACAAGGAGATGCAAGACAGGATCAAGAGTATGCCAGAGGAGTTTCAACCAGCCACCCCTAAGGGACCAGACCCTAAGTGGCGCTACATGTGGAGAGTGGGCCCTCGCCCGTCGAATACCCGCTTTAAG GAGCTGAACGCAGAACCTGTTATTCCTGATGGCTTACCTGAGTGGAAAGAGACCATGGATTCCTGGGGTGCAAAAATGATTTCTGCAATTGAG GTTGTTGCTGAGATGGCGGCGATTGGATTTGGCTTGTCAAAGGATGCatttacctctttgatgaaggag GGACCGCACCTCCTAGCACCAACGGGAAGTAATCTGCTGCGTCATGGTTCTGAGGGCACTGTGTTTGCTGGGTTCCATTATGATCTTAATTTCTTGACCATACATGGCCGTAGTAGATTTCCAGGCCTGAACATTTGGTTAAGAAATGGTAAAAAGATGGAGGTGAAGGTTCCTGTTGGCTGTCTTCTCATTCAGTCAGGGAAACAG TTGGAATGGCTTACTGGTGGTGAATGTTTAGCTGGAATGCATGAGGTAGTGGTGACCAAGAGAACATTAGAGGCAATAGAACTAGCTAAAGAGCAGAACCGAAGCTTGTGGAGGATCTCATCAACG CTATTCTCGCACATTGCTTCCGATGCGACGCTTAAGCCATTGGGCCACTTTGCTGAAGCACCCAATGCTCATAGTTATCCGCCTATATGTGCCGGGGAGTATGTGGAACAAGAGCTCTCGGCGATCAATCTGAAAGGGAAGGTTGCACTTTAG
- the LOC123145297 gene encoding uncharacterized protein has translation MPMDYGKRQQGGVVAIECVAGGSRAEEWGTGCAETVQTGDVVEELLIGVGGRGGPAVHAAPFKGGRAALQKLLHAAYKRGDTSVEVRVRRPAHAQQGQQLVPGEADSSGELLGPGSDAAAARMQACIVPQETAGGGGGMAMVGRSQKYVLRSIRDPNYAVGLVDRSESECVAFRGSRSSRVVCALSKAQLQDGYVSYPWEKKMKEVLPVPSASSFLSLLVLPTALDRANSRYNSVDDTLARANAWFLASQAAGVPIAFLNVQTEALLTKISGDMASATVNSGSLADLPNLANASLYGFEDYHGVDIGVVKAVRLWFTAAAGEMPVEITLEEGDTKLGFAISRTEEGFLYISSVMEDDGSRPAPSTRSGLRDLYREAKRASKLLVISRVSCRKVLPWMVSTSGAIRCFDTVSLSQKLSLHRHALRPILLHVLMWDLGTDAPNRPQGAPCPTPQPSPAFAELLRQNSFSWVDQPPQADDEPGMVQGRDTAGDASFRFHNFSLPNNWV, from the exons ATGCCCATGGACTACGGGAAGAGGCAGCAGGGCGGGGTGGTGGCGATCGAGTGCGTGGCGGGCGGGTCGCGCGCGGAGGAGTGGGGCACGGGCTGCGCCGAGACGGTGCAGACCGGCGACGTCGTGGAGGAGCTCCTCATCGGGGTCGGCGGCCGCGGCGGGCCGGCCGTGCACGCCGCGCCCTTCAAGGGCGGCCGCGCCGCGCTGCAGAAGCTCCTGCACGCCGCCTACAAGCGCGGGGACACGTCCGTGGAGGTGCGCGTGCGGCGCCCCGCGCACGCGCAGCAGGGGCAGCAGCTGGTGCCGGGGGAGGCGGACAGCAGCGGCGAGCTGCTGGGCCCCGGCTCGGACGCGGCGGCCGCCAGGATGCAGGCCTGCATCGTGCCGCAGGagaccgccggcggcggcggcgggatggcgaTGGTGGGGCGCAGCCAGAAGTACGTGCTCCGGTCCATCCGCGACCCCAACTACGCCGTCGGGCTCGTCGACCGCAGCGAGAGCGAGTGCGTCGCCTTCCGAG ggtcGAGGAGCTCTCGGGTGGTGTGCGCGCTGAGCAAGGCGCAACTGCAGGACGGCTACGTGTCCTACCCGTGGgagaagaagatgaaggaggtgctgcCGGTGCCCAGCGCCAGCAGCTTCCTCTCCCTGCTCGTCCTCCCCACCGCGCTCGACCGCGCCAACTCCCGCTACAACTCCGTCGACGACACGCTGGCCCGCGCCAACGCCTGGTTCCTCGCCTCGCAGGCCGCCGGCGTGCCCATCGCCTTCCTCAACGTCCAGACCGAGGCCCTCCTCACCAAG ATCTCCGGCGACATGGCCTCGGCGACGGTCAACTCCGGGTCGCTGGCCGACCTCCCGAACCTCGCCAACGCGAGCCTGTACGGGTTCGAGGACTACCACGGCGTGGACATCGGCGTGGTGAAGGCGGTGCGCCTCTGGTTCACCGCGGCCGCCGGAGAAATGCCCGTGGAGATCACCCTCGAGGAGGGCGACACCAAACTCGGCTTCGCCATCAGCCGCACCGAAGAG GGTTTCCTCTACATCTCGTCGGTCATGGAGGACGACGGCAGCCGGCCGGCGCCGTCGACGCGGTCGGGGCTGCGCGACCTCTACCGGGAGGCGAAGCGCGCGTCCAAGCTGCTGGTCATCTCCCGGGTGTCGTGCCGCAAGGTGCTGCCGTGGATGGTGTCCACCTCCGGGGCCATCCGGTGCTTCGACACCGTGTCGCTGAGCCAGAAGCTGTCCCTGCACCGGCACGCCCTGCGCCCCATCCTGCTCCACGTCCTCATGTGGGACTTGGGCACCGACGCGCCGAACCGGCCGCAGGGGGCGCCGTGCCCGACGCCGCAGCCGTCCCCGGCGTTCGCCGAGCTGCTGCGGCAGAACTCCTTCTCGTGGGTCGACCAGCCGCCGCAGGCGGACGACGAGCCCGGGATGGTCCAGGGGAGGGACACCGCCGGGGACGCCTCCTTCAGGTTCCACAACTTCTCGCTGCCCAACAACTGGGTCTGA